Part of the Lotus japonicus ecotype B-129 chromosome 6, LjGifu_v1.2 genome, GTTGTTAGCTACCTTAAACTGAAGGGTGATTACATATTTTGGctgttgtatttgatttgttagAAATATATTCAGTGTGTTAAATTACCATGTTTTGATGCGATCCCTGCTTTTTTGCTATCCATTTTTAAGGCAAATGTTCAGGACAAATTGAATTATGGAACAAGATTAGATCATGCTGCAGTGATGTAGTTAGTACTTCACTTTCCTCGTTGTCTCAACTTCCAGCAGCATGCAATGATTTAGGTTCACCCTCTATATCGATATACTTTCAGGAGTATTTGGTTTGAAGCTGCGACTGTAGTTGCCGTTCCACCACCTGTTGAATTTCCTGCTGGAAGTGTTCTAAGATCTGCATTGGCAGGTGGTCTTGCTTGTGTCCTATCTTGTGCATTACTTCATCCAGTTGATTCAATCAAGGTAACTTCTTGACCTTAATGATTTCAGTAGATAGTGTGATTCCATACTCCTCTTATAGCTGTCTGATGTTTTGGCTCCTTCAAATGGCCTCATCATTTTCTTATTTGCTGTGTTAGACTCGAGTACAAGCATCAACCATGTCCTTTCCTGAAATAATTTCTAAGCTGCCACAGATTGGGGTACGAGGTTTATACAGGGGGTCAATCCCTGCAATTCTTGGACAGTTTTCAAGGTTATTTCTTTAATCTCTATTTCTTCCCTCCCACCTTCCTTTCTTTTGAAACTTTTGAAACTATTATGCAGAATAGAAAGGGTATAGCCTCATAACTCATAAGTACTTTCCCTAAACAACATAGAGCAGTGTTATATTCCTTTCAATCTCAAGCTAGCTTTTGAAAATACAGCCATGGCTTGCGAACTGGGATATTTGAAGCGAGTAAATTGGTGATGATAAATGTTGCCCCGACACTACCAGAACTTCAGGTAATTACTAAATCTTATTTGCTGTTAATTATTATTTTGGGCTACTCCTTCTGATTACTTTCCTTTATCTCTCATGTTCCTTGTATTTTGCAAGGAATGCAGTGAACATAAAGTAATGGTCTTATCTCCTTAGTCCTTAGTTGTTAGCTAACTATGCTTGTGTCCTTTGTTTTGTCCCATAATATCAGTTTTTCAGCCTTTTTGTAGTATATAGTTTGGTTTTAGTTAAATCCGTCGCAGTATTGAGAAATGTGATTGACAATGTGGCTTAACTACTTCagcaatttatattttttcaatacTTAAAAGGGTTGTCCACTTTGATTGACCTTTGAAAATGTATTTTTACATGGTGTTTGATCATAGGTTTGTTATGTTGTGCAGTAGGATTTGATTAGTAGCCTAGTAGGTACTTTACTAAAATCTACAAGCTTCACATATTAGCATTCATGTAGGTACAATCCGTGGCATCATTCTGTAGCACGTTTTTGGGAACAGCTGTGCGGATTCCCTGTGAGGTGTTAAAGCAGAGGTTACAGGCTGGTATTTTTAACAATGTCGGCGAGGCTTTGGTCGGTACTTGGGAGCAGGATGGTGTTAAGGGTTTCTTTCGTGGAACTGGAGCTACCCTTTGTCGCGAGGTTCCGTTTTATGTTGCTGGCATGGGGCTTTATGCTGAATCTAAGAAGGTATTTGATTTCCATGATCCTGTGTGTTTATCTCTTGGTATTGAGTTTGTCTATCAAATTTACAGTTTTGTATGCATTATAGAGTTGTTTAAGGTTCAATTGTACTGAATGCCATGTTAATGCCATAGGGTGTGCAAAAACTGCTGGGACGGGAACTGGAGGCCTGGGAAACAATTGCGGTTGGAGCTTTATCCGGCGGCCTGGCGGCTGTTGTGACGACACCATTTGATGTCATGAAAACTAGAATGATGACTGCGCAGGGTCGGTCGGTGCCGATGACCATGATAGCTATCTCTATACTCCGGCGTGAGGGACCCCTTGGTTTGTTTAAAGGGGCTGTGCCAAGGTTCTTTTGGATTGCTCCTCTTGGTGCGATGAACTTTGCAGGTTATGAGTTAGCAAGGAAGGCCATGAAT contains:
- the LOC130723523 gene encoding uncharacterized protein LOC130723523, whose translation is MRPFHFYYHTGKRFFEELDRDGDGQVTLEDLEMAMRQRKLPRRYAKEFMSRTKSHLFSRSFGWRQFLSLMEQKEPTILRAYTSLCLSKSGTLKKSEILESLKNAGLPSNEDNAVAMMRFLNADTEESISYGHFRNFMLLLPSDRLQEDPRSIWFEAATVVAVPPPVEFPAGSVLRSALAGGLACVLSCALLHPVDSIKTRVQASTMSFPEIISKLPQIGVRGLYRGSIPAILGQFSSHGLRTGIFEASKLVMINVAPTLPELQVQSVASFCSTFLGTAVRIPCEVLKQRLQAGIFNNVGEALVGTWEQDGVKGFFRGTGATLCREVPFYVAGMGLYAESKKGVQKLLGRELEAWETIAVGALSGGLAAVVTTPFDVMKTRMMTAQGRSVPMTMIAISILRREGPLGLFKGAVPRFFWIAPLGAMNFAGYELARKAMNKNEEVKTVSSE